From one Marinobacter sp. LV10MA510-1 genomic stretch:
- a CDS encoding class I SAM-dependent DNA methyltransferase, protein MSSNALYTDLSGYYDLLCTDINYQAQSHSAQRLHQLFGNGGNSHLDLACGTGPHVRYFIDAGYNSCGLDISQPMLEMAKVRCPEAQFVLGDMCDFQVNERLDVITCFLYSIHYSGELEALQKCLACVHQALKPGGVFCFNAVDKHKIDNNLCVSHTVSHEGSHFTFSSAWHYGGTGNRQSLKLGIGKTTDGVIQTWQDEHPMVAVSFNQLKELLLPYFDVHIFEHDYDTIALWDQTSGNALFVCVKL, encoded by the coding sequence ATGTCCTCCAACGCGCTCTACACCGACCTGTCGGGCTATTACGATTTGTTGTGTACCGACATCAACTACCAGGCCCAGAGCCACAGCGCACAGCGCCTGCATCAGTTGTTCGGTAATGGCGGCAACAGCCATCTGGATCTGGCCTGCGGCACCGGCCCCCACGTGCGTTACTTCATCGATGCCGGCTACAACAGCTGCGGGCTGGACATCAGTCAGCCCATGCTAGAAATGGCAAAAGTCCGCTGCCCCGAAGCACAGTTTGTACTGGGCGACATGTGCGATTTTCAAGTGAATGAGAGGCTGGACGTGATCACCTGTTTTCTGTACTCCATTCATTACAGCGGCGAACTTGAGGCGCTACAAAAATGCCTCGCCTGCGTGCACCAGGCGTTAAAACCGGGTGGTGTGTTCTGTTTTAACGCGGTCGACAAACACAAAATCGACAACAACCTATGCGTCAGCCACACCGTCAGCCATGAGGGCAGCCACTTCACCTTCAGCTCGGCCTGGCATTATGGCGGCACGGGCAACCGGCAATCGCTTAAACTGGGCATTGGCAAAACCACAGACGGTGTTATACAAACGTGGCAGGACGAGCATCCGATGGTGGCAGTGAGCTTTAATCAATTAAAAGAGCTTCTGTTGCCGTATTTTGACGTTCACATCTTCGAACACGATTACGACACAATCGCTCTTTGGGACCAGACCTCGGGAAACGCGCTTTTTGTCTGTGTGAAGTTGTAG
- a CDS encoding DUF72 domain-containing protein → MFIQLPAAFKPEHLDRLWRFMDKLPEPLTCAVEVRNSAFFSKGEAEKALNRGLRERNKSRVCLDSRAIFSAEPAFSGTLGRARRPVD, encoded by the coding sequence ATGTTCATTCAGCTGCCGGCGGCTTTTAAGCCGGAGCATCTGGATCGGCTATGGCGGTTTATGGACAAATTGCCGGAACCACTCACCTGCGCCGTAGAAGTGCGTAACAGCGCATTTTTCAGTAAGGGCGAGGCTGAAAAAGCGCTCAACCGCGGGCTGCGTGAGCGCAACAAGTCCCGTGTCTGCCTGGACAGCCGTGCGATCTTCTCGGCAGAACCCGCCTTTTCTGGCACCTTGGGTAGAGCGCGTAGGCCAGTGGATTGA
- a CDS encoding DUF72 domain-containing protein: MSATSPVSAWTAVRSSRQNPPFLAPWVERVGQWIEQGKQPYVFMHMPDNGDALALAQLWSKLLQERLPQVAALDLAAQRPQLGLF, encoded by the coding sequence GTGAGCGCAACAAGTCCCGTGTCTGCCTGGACAGCCGTGCGATCTTCTCGGCAGAACCCGCCTTTTCTGGCACCTTGGGTAGAGCGCGTAGGCCAGTGGATTGAACAGGGCAAACAGCCCTATGTGTTCATGCATATGCCCGACAACGGCGATGCACTGGCTCTGGCGCAACTTTGGAGTAAGCTGTTACAGGAACGCCTGCCGCAGGTAGCTGCTTTGGATCTGGCCGCACAACGGCCCCAGCTTGGATTGTTTTAA
- a CDS encoding DNA-3-methyladenine glycosylase family protein, giving the protein MQKTSLTDESLDYGAQQLAAVDADLGHIYARLGTPPLWAREPGFASLVHIILEQQISIKAAQTVFERLCTHLGEMSPQRVVSAGEEELKAFGLTRQKARYCFGLAERIHTGKLNLAQLDALSDTEGRNALLAVPGLGPWSVDVYYLMALRRPDVWPLGDLALAAAMQEVKQLDAPATRQQQVDIANAWSPWRAVAARLLWMHYLDSR; this is encoded by the coding sequence ATGCAAAAAACGTCGCTCACCGATGAAAGCCTTGATTACGGAGCACAGCAGCTGGCCGCTGTCGATGCGGATCTTGGCCACATTTATGCCCGCCTGGGTACGCCGCCGCTGTGGGCGCGGGAACCTGGTTTTGCTTCACTGGTGCACATTATTCTGGAGCAACAAATTTCTATAAAAGCCGCGCAAACCGTGTTCGAACGGCTATGCACGCACCTGGGTGAAATGTCGCCGCAACGTGTGGTTTCAGCAGGTGAGGAAGAACTGAAAGCGTTTGGGCTAACTCGTCAAAAAGCCCGTTACTGCTTTGGATTGGCAGAGCGCATTCATACCGGCAAACTCAATTTGGCGCAGTTAGACGCTCTGAGCGACACAGAAGGGCGCAACGCGCTCTTGGCTGTCCCCGGGCTAGGCCCATGGAGCGTTGACGTATACTACTTGATGGCATTGCGCCGGCCGGATGTTTGGCCGCTGGGTGATTTGGCACTGGCGGCGGCCATGCAGGAAGTAAAACAACTGGATGCACCCGCAACCCGCCAGCAACAGGTGGACATTGCCAACGCTTGGTCGCCTTGGCGCGCCGTCGCAGCGCGGCTGCTGTGGATGCACTATCTAGACAGTCGCTAG
- the nei gene encoding endonuclease VIII — protein sequence MPEGPEIRRMVDDIQSAVGQCKADKVFSAFDRFKSFEPTLAGRLVTSVEARGKAVLVFFSALGDDGPWCVYSHNQLYGQWRISKADTQPKTGRQLRFAVIGSEKAAWLYSASDIRLVRPDDLEQVEYLVRLGPDPVNQTVSVENVLAQFDDKRFRGRGLGGLLLDQGFIAGVGNYLRSEILFEAGLMPSAKPKDLSAEARERLAKAILVLIERTYRLKGITNDPERVKRLKREGRTFSQRRFMVFNRDSEPCYECETPIVKSSVASRRLYYCPQCQAE from the coding sequence AAGCGCCGTTGGCCAATGCAAGGCGGACAAGGTGTTTTCCGCCTTCGACCGCTTCAAAAGCTTTGAACCAACATTGGCCGGCCGCCTGGTAACGTCGGTAGAGGCCCGCGGTAAAGCCGTACTGGTTTTTTTTTCGGCCCTCGGCGATGACGGACCTTGGTGCGTGTACAGCCACAACCAGCTTTACGGCCAGTGGCGAATTAGCAAGGCGGACACCCAACCAAAAACCGGACGCCAACTGCGCTTTGCGGTTATCGGGTCAGAAAAAGCCGCTTGGCTTTATAGTGCATCTGACATTCGACTGGTGCGGCCTGACGATTTGGAACAGGTGGAGTATCTGGTGCGGTTGGGGCCTGATCCGGTCAACCAGACCGTTTCGGTCGAAAACGTGCTCGCGCAATTTGATGATAAGCGCTTTCGCGGCCGCGGCCTGGGTGGTTTGCTTTTGGACCAGGGGTTTATCGCCGGCGTGGGCAATTATCTGCGCTCGGAAATCCTGTTTGAAGCGGGCTTGATGCCTTCGGCGAAGCCAAAGGACTTGTCAGCAGAAGCCCGTGAGCGATTGGCCAAGGCCATTCTGGTTCTGATTGAACGAACTTACCGCCTGAAAGGCATTACCAACGATCCTGAACGAGTGAAAAGACTAAAGCGGGAAGGGCGCACCTTTTCCCAGCGCCGATTTATGGTGTTCAATCGCGACTCCGAGCCTTGCTACGAATGCGAAACGCCCATCGTAAAAAGCAGCGTTGCCAGCCGGCGGTTGTATTATTGCCCTCAGTGTCAAGCGGAATGA